TTAAGGTTAATGCCTTTGTTCTCCCTTTAGGAAATCTTAAAAAAATACTTGACATATTAAATCACTCCTTTATACGACATTTGCATGATTCGTTATTAGCATAGGATAACTCTGATAAAGTTATTAAAAAAATTTTCAATTATAATCTTAGTACTATAGCTTATCAGGGATTATATATTTTCCTATAGTTTATATTATAATAGTAATTTGTTAAATTATATATAGTTTTAGTTATAAATTTTAGGAATTTGTATATGCATAATAAACCTATACAGGTAGACACTAATATATAGTATTATAAGAAAAATGTAGAACTTTATAATTGTTAAGTAGTTTTTCATAATATAAAGAACAGGAGAAAATAATATAATGGGAACTAGTACAGTAATTCAAACGGGATGGAATTTTGATAATAGTTATTCTAATCTCCCCAAATCATTTTTTACAATTGTAGATCCGACTCCGGTTTCCGATCCTAAACTAATAGTTTTTAATGATTCTTTGGCAGATTTTCTTGGTCTAAATTCTATGGAACTAAAAAGCAGATATGGGGCAGAAGTATTTGCTGGCAATGAAATCCCCAAAGGAGCATTGCCCTTAGCAGAAGCCTATGGGGGGCATCAATTTGGATACTTTACTATGTTAGGGGACGGAAGAGCTATACTAATCGGTGAACAGATAACTCCTCAAGGGGAGAGATTCGATATTCAGCTAAAGGGTTCTGGGAGGACCCCCTATTCTAGGAGAGGTGATGGGCGAGCGGTTCTTGGACCTATGCTAAGAGAATTTATAATTAGTGAAGCAATGTATGGCCTTGGTATACCTACTACTCGGAGTTTGGCTGTAGTAATAACCGGTGAAAAGGTATATAGGGAAACAAATCTACCCGGAGCAATTTTAACACGGGTTGCTTCTAGTCACATAAGAGTCGGCACATTTCAATATGCTTCAAGACTTCTAGGTATAAGAGATGTTAAGCATCTTGCTGACTATACCTTAAACAGGCATTATAAAGATATATTATCTAGTGATGAACCGTATCTTTTATTACTTAGAGAAGTAATAAAACGACAGGCTTCCTTAATAGCTAAATGGATGCTAGTAGGTTTTGTCCATGGAGTGATGAATACGGACAACATGGCTATAAGTGGTGAAACCATTGATTACGGTCCCTGTGCCTTTATAGATATTTACAACCCAGATACTGTCTTTAGTTCTATTGATACCCGCGGTCGCTATGCATATGGCAAACAACCCGATATTGCTGCATGGAATCTTGCTAGATTTGCAGAAACCCTATTGCCCTTACTTCATGATAACGAGGATAAGGCCATAAAGATAGCAGAAGATGAAATTTATAATTTTAATAAGCTATACCATCAAAATCTGATTACTGGAATGAGGGCAAAGTTAGGAATATTTAATAAAGAATCAGAAGATGAAACTTTAGTTAAAGATTTTTTAAATTTAATGCATAAACACAAATCAGATTATACCAATACATTTCTTGCATTAACTTTTAATAAGAAATATGATCTTAGTCTAGTTGATACCATAGAATTTATCCAGTGGTATCAACGTTGGCAGGCTAGATTAAAAAGGCAGGAGCAATCGAAAGAGAAAGTGCATCAGTTGATGAAAAATAGTAACCCTGCGATAATTCCGCGTAATCATAGGGTAGAAGAGGCTTTAGATGCAGCACAAGATGAGAATTATGATGTAATGAATAAATTACTTAAGGCTTTATCAGATCCTTATGCCCATTCCTTAGAGCAAACAGAGTATTCCATAATACCTGATACAAAAAATTGCTCCTATAGAACCTTTTGTGGTACTTAAAATAGATAACAAAAAGCCGATTGTCTAAAAAGCAACAATCGGCTATTTACCATACCCTATTCATTTAATATTGTACACAATTTGATTACTATTCATTCCTTCCAAGTGAAAAACATAACGTTTAATACTTATTAATAAAATTAACAAAAAACAAATAACAAATATTTAATAGTTTTGGAGTTTAAAAAGGTAATAATTTAACACAAAAACTTGACAAAAATCTGATAAGAAAGTCAAAAAGAAATTTCATAACACGAATTTAACTAATAAAAAAACCCTAACTTCATAACTAACTACTGAATACCAAATACTTGATAAAACGGTAATGAGTGAATAGGGTATGTGGGAAGAAAATTTGCTTCTTCCTTAAATTCATTATAGCACAGATTATCAAAAAGTAAAGGGGAAATTCATTTTTTTAAGGATTTAAATTAAAAATATAATAATATGAAAGGTTTTCTAAGGAGTGTATTCAAAATTTATCCAAATGTGATATAATTTAATGACGTAGCTTTGTGAAAATTAAAAACGGGGTGAAAAAATGAATAAAAAAGAGATTTTTAAAATTTTGAACATATCCGAAACCAAAGATAGCAATATAATAAAAAATGCCTATCGAAAAAAGCTGGTAGGAGTCAATCCCGAAGATAATCCACAAGGTTTTAAAGTCCTTAGAGAAGCCTATGAAGAAGCTATCAGATTAATAAATATTCAAGAAGAGGAAATATTAGATACACCTATTAATCGGTGGATACAAAAAGTTGAGCATACTTATAATAAATTATCTACAAGAATTAATATAGATTCTTGGAAAGAACTTTTTGAAGATGAAATATGTAACGAATTTGATACGGCTAATGAAGTTAGGGAGGCTTTTTTAGTATTTTTGATGGAACATTATCGTTTACCAGTTGAAATATGGCAGATCATAGAAGAAAAATTTGAACTTGTAGATATAAAGGAAGAATTATATGAAAAATTTCCGGCAAACTTCGTTAACTTTGTTATGGAAACTCCAGAAAGCAAAGGATGGAT
The Candidatus Epulonipiscium sp. DNA segment above includes these coding regions:
- a CDS encoding YdiU family protein, translating into MGTSTVIQTGWNFDNSYSNLPKSFFTIVDPTPVSDPKLIVFNDSLADFLGLNSMELKSRYGAEVFAGNEIPKGALPLAEAYGGHQFGYFTMLGDGRAILIGEQITPQGERFDIQLKGSGRTPYSRRGDGRAVLGPMLREFIISEAMYGLGIPTTRSLAVVITGEKVYRETNLPGAILTRVASSHIRVGTFQYASRLLGIRDVKHLADYTLNRHYKDILSSDEPYLLLLREVIKRQASLIAKWMLVGFVHGVMNTDNMAISGETIDYGPCAFIDIYNPDTVFSSIDTRGRYAYGKQPDIAAWNLARFAETLLPLLHDNEDKAIKIAEDEIYNFNKLYHQNLITGMRAKLGIFNKESEDETLVKDFLNLMHKHKSDYTNTFLALTFNKKYDLSLVDTIEFIQWYQRWQARLKRQEQSKEKVHQLMKNSNPAIIPRNHRVEEALDAAQDENYDVMNKLLKALSDPYAHSLEQTEYSIIPDTKNCSYRTFCGT